One Jeotgalicoccus saudimassiliensis DNA window includes the following coding sequences:
- a CDS encoding cation diffusion facilitator family transporter: protein MGNINNLKLAQRGAYLSIVTYIILSIVKYYFGMQYESAAVRADALNNMTDIFASVAVLIGLKISIRPPDANHPYGHLKSENIASLLVSFIIIFVGVQVLIKNIPAIFSPVVSTPNPIVIYISIAGGLVMFTVYLINAKLSRKTNSSSLKSAAMDNLSDSIISLGTAAGLVLTQLGLPIADVIIASILGVLIIYTGFKILKDAVFALSDGYNDADLIDHKEDVLEVDGVLDVKSIKGRYHGSSIFLDVTIIVNPGISITEAHYICDRVEEHMHNKGIMSLYVHPEPLLDE from the coding sequence ATGGGTAATATAAATAATTTAAAACTTGCCCAGCGGGGCGCTTACTTAAGTATCGTTACGTATATCATTCTATCTATAGTGAAATATTATTTCGGCATGCAGTACGAATCAGCGGCAGTACGTGCCGATGCATTAAATAATATGACGGATATATTTGCCTCTGTTGCGGTACTGATCGGTCTGAAGATTTCCATCAGGCCGCCGGATGCCAACCATCCGTACGGGCATTTAAAATCCGAAAACATTGCTTCGCTGCTCGTATCTTTTATCATTATCTTTGTCGGAGTCCAGGTGCTGATAAAAAACATACCGGCAATCTTTTCGCCCGTCGTCTCGACACCAAATCCAATCGTGATTTATATAAGTATTGCCGGGGGGCTTGTGATGTTCACGGTATATCTGATTAACGCAAAATTATCACGGAAAACGAACAGCAGCTCGCTTAAATCCGCAGCTATGGACAATCTGTCAGACAGTATAATCAGTCTCGGCACAGCGGCAGGACTCGTGCTGACGCAGCTCGGCCTGCCGATTGCGGACGTTATCATTGCGTCGATACTTGGCGTGCTGATTATATATACCGGCTTTAAAATATTAAAAGACGCGGTCTTCGCATTGAGCGACGGTTATAATGATGCTGACTTAATAGATCATAAAGAAGATGTGCTTGAAGTTGACGGCGTACTGGATGTTAAATCCATTAAAGGCCGCTATCACGGCAGCAGTATCTTTTTAGATGTAACAATTATTGTAAATCCGGGCATTTCGATTACAGAAGCCCACTATATATGTGACCGGGTTGAAGAACACATGCATAATAAAGGGATTATGTCCCTCTATGTACATCCGGAACCGCTGCTCGACGAATAG
- a CDS encoding DUF368 domain-containing protein, translated as MELNIYMFNWKNVPKGFLMGIVELVPGVSSGTMALLLGIYDQFLGAISRIVSKYYKQALAFLLPLVIGMAIAILTMSSVLDYFLQNHTIPTHWFFMGMVLGVIPMMIRISNVKAEFRAIHFILILIGIAILYAMSMFNADAPPASSAGMGAGDLIKYFVTGVLAASMMLLPGISGSLVMLILGVYPVVIYAINEFTSLNFEVLPILISTGLGIVTGVLVASRIISHLLKNYTYLTYAAIIGLLFGSTFAIYPGLPVSAASWIVSIIVFISGLFISYIFGKQQNDTP; from the coding sequence ATGGAACTGAATATATATATGTTTAATTGGAAAAATGTGCCGAAAGGCTTTTTAATGGGGATTGTTGAATTGGTACCCGGCGTCAGCAGCGGTACAATGGCGTTATTATTAGGAATTTACGATCAGTTTCTAGGTGCAATCAGCCGCATAGTATCAAAGTATTATAAACAGGCATTAGCATTTTTACTGCCTTTAGTAATTGGTATGGCAATTGCAATATTAACGATGTCTTCAGTTCTCGATTACTTTTTACAAAACCACACGATTCCGACGCACTGGTTCTTTATGGGAATGGTGCTCGGTGTTATACCGATGATGATAAGAATTTCAAATGTTAAAGCAGAATTCAGAGCAATACATTTTATATTGATACTTATCGGTATTGCAATACTGTATGCCATGTCTATGTTTAACGCTGATGCGCCGCCGGCAAGTAGTGCGGGTATGGGTGCAGGTGATTTGATTAAGTACTTTGTGACAGGTGTCCTGGCAGCCTCAATGATGCTGCTTCCGGGTATTTCCGGTTCGCTTGTGATGCTAATTCTCGGAGTTTATCCGGTAGTAATTTATGCAATTAATGAATTTACATCCCTTAATTTCGAAGTATTACCAATACTAATTTCTACAGGTCTCGGCATTGTGACAGGTGTGCTGGTTGCGAGCAGAATCATTTCGCACCTGCTTAAAAACTATACTTACCTGACTTATGCAGCAATTATCGGCTTATTATTCGGCTCGACATTTGCTATTTATCCAGGCCTGCCCGTCAGTGCTGCAAGCTGGATAGTATCTATTATTGTCTTTATATCCGGTTTATTTATCAGCTATATTTTCGGCAAACAGCAAAATGACACTCCTTAA
- a CDS encoding sulfite exporter TauE/SafE family protein, which translates to MEFILLAVTGTIAAIVGSLIGLGGGIVIVPVLIFLGAELGLLEDITPQIAVGTSSLVLVFIGLSSVISYNKNKQVDWKNGKYLLFGIIPGAMLGSYTSSLFTVDSLKLYFGLFIILVSFILLARDKIKPFKIFQNEKYIRPHTDGTGKVHYYGFPPYIGVLGSLLAGFAAGLFGVGGGALMTPMMIILFLMPPSIAVGTSMFLVLFGSISSATGHLIQGNIHFLYALTLIPAAYLGAKFGVKLNRKLDSNTVVFILRMVLLLLGIYMIIDSW; encoded by the coding sequence ATGGAATTCATACTGCTTGCAGTAACCGGTACGATTGCAGCAATAGTCGGCTCACTGATCGGGCTCGGCGGCGGTATAGTCATCGTTCCCGTTCTTATATTTTTAGGAGCAGAACTTGGTCTGCTGGAGGACATTACGCCGCAAATTGCTGTCGGTACTTCGAGTCTTGTGCTTGTATTTATCGGCTTATCGTCTGTTATTTCATATAATAAAAATAAACAAGTCGACTGGAAGAACGGAAAGTATCTGTTGTTCGGTATTATTCCCGGAGCAATGCTTGGTTCATATACAAGCAGTCTGTTTACAGTGGACAGTTTGAAGCTGTATTTCGGTCTTTTTATTATTCTGGTCAGTTTTATACTGCTTGCGCGCGATAAAATTAAACCGTTTAAAATATTTCAGAATGAAAAATATATCAGACCCCATACTGACGGGACAGGAAAAGTACATTACTACGGTTTCCCGCCTTACATAGGAGTACTCGGGAGTTTACTTGCAGGTTTTGCTGCAGGACTGTTCGGCGTCGGAGGCGGTGCCTTAATGACACCGATGATGATTATTTTATTTTTAATGCCGCCGTCAATCGCGGTCGGTACGAGTATGTTTTTAGTATTGTTTGGCAGTATCTCATCTGCAACAGGCCATCTGATTCAGGGAAATATTCATTTTCTGTACGCACTGACACTGATTCCGGCCGCATACTTAGGAGCGAAGTTCGGTGTTAAACTGAATAGAAAACTCGATTCAAATACTGTTGTCTTTATATTGAGGATGGTTCTTCTCTTACTCGGCATATATATGATTATTGACAGTTGGTAA
- a CDS encoding class I SAM-dependent DNA methyltransferase, which produces MAENIFNRMAKKYDNEQRIELANTVAVEVRKHLPADSNKTLIDYGCGTGLIGLQFTDYFKQLIFSDISEGMMEVVSEKIEAGNVKNAETRAADELNESEADVIIVSLVMLHVPEYKELIKKLYTLLNDSGQLIIADFDKNETVYHEKVHNGFTHDEMHSALIDAGFKTAVIKTFYRGENIFMNKDASVFIASAVK; this is translated from the coding sequence ATGGCTGAAAATATATTTAACAGAATGGCAAAGAAGTATGACAATGAACAGAGAATTGAACTGGCTAATACAGTAGCAGTAGAAGTGAGAAAACATTTACCTGCTGATTCTAATAAAACATTAATAGATTACGGCTGCGGGACCGGACTCATTGGTCTTCAGTTTACCGATTATTTTAAACAGCTGATTTTCAGTGATATCTCAGAAGGTATGATGGAAGTTGTTAGTGAAAAGATTGAAGCGGGCAATGTCAAAAATGCTGAAACGAGAGCAGCAGATGAACTGAATGAAAGTGAAGCCGATGTAATTATTGTGTCACTCGTAATGCTGCATGTACCTGAATATAAAGAATTGATTAAAAAACTATATACCTTATTAAATGATTCGGGTCAGCTGATTATTGCTGATTTTGATAAGAACGAAACAGTATATCATGAGAAAGTACACAATGGATTCACACACGATGAAATGCACTCGGCCTTAATCGATGCAGGTTTTAAAACTGCAGTTATCAAGACGTTTTATCGCGGTGAAAATATATTTATGAACAAAGATGCTTCAGTGTTTATTGCATCAGCGGTAAAATAA
- a CDS encoding CHAP domain-containing protein: protein MKRIILPIIITAAAAFGLVYADSKTDDGLIEELRIILTPNPMENNTYDQGECTYYVFDKVKEDGMMIERTWNDAEYWAERAEDDGYVVNNVPEEGSLMQSDRGEIGHVAYIETVYEDGSFAVSEMNFLEAYEVSERTITTEEAADYKYIHPKVNKHAGRG from the coding sequence ATGAAAAGAATTATACTTCCCATCATCATTACCGCTGCTGCGGCATTTGGTTTAGTTTATGCAGACAGTAAAACTGATGATGGCTTAATAGAAGAACTTAGAATTATTCTCACACCTAATCCTATGGAAAATAATACATATGATCAGGGAGAATGTACGTACTATGTTTTCGATAAAGTTAAGGAAGACGGCATGATGATAGAACGAACATGGAACGATGCTGAGTACTGGGCAGAGCGTGCAGAAGATGACGGCTATGTTGTAAATAATGTACCTGAAGAAGGTTCATTAATGCAGAGTGACCGCGGTGAAATCGGGCACGTTGCCTACATTGAAACTGTCTATGAAGACGGTTCATTCGCTGTGTCGGAAATGAATTTCCTTGAAGCATATGAAGTTTCAGAGCGAACAATTACAACAGAAGAAGCTGCTGATTATAAATATATTCATCCTAAAGTAAATAAACACGCCGGCAGAGGATAA
- a CDS encoding YbgA family protein: MKRRGMIEKLWTEEKYKVMMHSQKHYNLIREELKKDISIETLEILINDAFKITPESGSVINTADHMWGYFKKVCTAAEKNEYMRLKEAYKKEEVPAEKMLAFIRKSADKYEVDYLQKSTVLHK; this comes from the coding sequence ATGAAACGGCGTGGAATGATTGAAAAACTGTGGACAGAAGAAAAATATAAAGTTATGATGCATTCGCAAAAACATTATAATTTAATCAGGGAAGAATTGAAAAAAGATATCTCAATAGAAACGCTGGAAATATTGATTAATGATGCATTTAAAATTACGCCGGAATCTGGTTCTGTAATCAATACAGCTGATCATATGTGGGGATATTTTAAAAAAGTATGTACGGCTGCAGAGAAAAATGAATATATGCGTTTAAAAGAAGCTTATAAAAAAGAAGAGGTGCCGGCTGAAAAGATGCTGGCTTTTATTAGAAAGTCAGCAGATAAATACGAAGTGGATTACTTGCAAAAATCTACTGTGTTGCATAAATAA
- a CDS encoding ABC transporter ATP-binding protein produces MNALEINNIAVGYHNRSVINDLSVTIPKKKITTIIGPNGCGKSTLIKTVSRILKAEKGTILLDGKAINTLDTREIAKQMAILPQTAESPGGLTVFELVSYGRFPYRKALGSLSKEDYNYINWAIEVTGLADFSDREISDMSGGQRQRVWIAMSLAQGTETLVLDEPTTYLDLAHQLDILLLLKKLNIEEHRTIIMVLHDLNHASRFSDYMIAMKDGNLITKGNPEEVMTHDNLRTLFNIEADIQKCPYSGHPIFTSYHLSSQDKDYE; encoded by the coding sequence TTGAACGCACTTGAAATAAATAATATAGCGGTTGGCTACCACAACCGTTCGGTAATAAATGACTTAAGTGTTACGATTCCAAAAAAAAAAATAACGACAATTATCGGACCGAACGGCTGCGGAAAGTCTACGCTGATAAAAACGGTTTCCCGTATATTAAAAGCTGAGAAAGGTACGATTTTACTCGATGGTAAAGCGATTAATACTCTGGACACTAGAGAGATCGCCAAGCAGATGGCGATTTTGCCGCAAACTGCAGAATCTCCGGGCGGGCTCACCGTTTTTGAACTTGTTTCATACGGTCGTTTTCCATACAGAAAAGCACTCGGTTCTCTAAGTAAAGAAGATTATAATTATATTAACTGGGCGATTGAAGTAACAGGCCTTGCAGATTTCTCAGATCGTGAAATCAGTGATATGTCAGGCGGCCAGCGCCAGCGTGTCTGGATTGCTATGTCTCTTGCACAAGGCACGGAAACACTCGTGCTCGATGAGCCGACTACTTATTTGGACCTCGCTCACCAGCTCGACATTCTGCTTCTCTTGAAGAAATTGAATATTGAAGAACACCGCACCATTATTATGGTTCTGCATGACCTGAATCACGCTTCAAGATTTTCTGATTATATGATAGCAATGAAGGATGGAAATCTTATTACAAAAGGCAATCCTGAAGAAGTAATGACACATGACAATTTAAGAACATTGTTTAATATCGAAGCCGACATTCAGAAGTGTCCTTACAGCGGTCACCCGATTTTCACTTCTTATCATTTAAGCAGTCAGGACAAAGATTATGAGTAA